Proteins from one Megalopta genalis isolate 19385.01 chromosome 1, iyMegGena1_principal, whole genome shotgun sequence genomic window:
- the LOC143263449 gene encoding transcription elongation factor SPT5-like gives MSDSEKSNVSDNESEHEDSGSESEQDENRSVKSAAESDAGSVEERSRSVPRSRSSSGTRSTSSSSSSRSSRSSSTSSSEDSSEDEAEEAKSGDEREDSAEPEHSCSDEHSCSDEHSCSDEHSCFPEQEPEQEPEQEPEQEPEQESEQESEQEPEQEPEQEPEGKDSDGSSECDEEEEEEDDDRSRKRTKRNKYGGFIIDEAEVDDEVEDDDEWEEGVHEIGIVRNEVDEVGPTAREIEGRRRETSLWDSRKEDEIEEYLTKKYADESVAARHFGDGGEEMSDEITQKSLLPGVKDPNLWMVKCRIGEEKATAFLLMRKFITYQTTNEPLQIKSVVAPEGLKGCIYVEAYKQAHVKAAIEDVGSLKMSIWKQQMVPIKEMTDVLRVVKQQTGLRAKQWVRLKRGTYKDDIAQVDYVDLTQNQVHLKLLPRIDYTRPRGALKTEECESEALKRKKKRRPAAKPFDPEAIRAIGGEVTSDGDFLIFEGNRYSRKGFLYKNFKTSAIIAEGVKPTLSELETFEEAPEGVEIDLSGGPVSGNKEDTAVTHSFSTGDNVEVCEGELANLQGKIVSIDGNKIMVMPKHEELKEALECQASELKKYFKMGDHVKVIAGRYVGETGLIIRVDENRVILFPDLSMHELEVLPTDLQLCPDVATGVDSLGQFELGDLVHLDAQTVGVIVRLGRENFHVLSMHGKVIEARPQGLKKRWESKNTFALDSQQNVIRKDIVKVVDGPHAGRDGRIRHLYRNFAFLYSRMFVDNGGMFVCKTRHLELCGGNKSGMNSMTPVAGFMSPRIASPMHPSGSGFARGGGSGGGGGRGGGSSEGRGDGSGGSRGDGSGGSRGGGSGGSRGGGSGGDSGGSSGGGRGRGRGGGRGGGSGGGSGGCRGGRNYGGGFSRDRELIGTSIKITGGPYKGNIGIVKDTIPDGAVRVELHSSCQTIAVNRSHIANVNVTSRDGGFSSYSSNRTPAYVAGSQTPMYARDGSKTPTYGSQTPMYENGSRTPHYGSMTPSQDGSRTPGQSGAWDPAVI, from the exons ATGTCGGATTCAGAGAAGAGTAATGTTTCGGATAATGAGAGCGAACATGAAGACAGTGGCAGCGAAAGCGAACAGGATGAAAATCGTTCTGTGAAGTCTGCAGCTGAGAGCGATGCTGGCAGCGTCGAAGAAAGATCACGCAGCGTTCCCCGGAGTAGAAGTTCATCTGGAACACGTTCAACAAGTTCCAGCAGCTCCTCCCGGTCATCACGGTCTTCGTCGACGTCTAG ttcGGAGGATAGCAGTGAAGACGAAGCAGAAGAAGCTAAGTCTGGAGATGAGAGAGAAGATTCAGCAGAACCAGAACATTCTTGTTCTGACGAACATTCTTGTTCTGACGAACATTCTTGTTCTGACGAACATTCTTGTTTTCcagaacaagaaccagaacaagaaccagaacaagaaccagaacaagaaccagaacaagaatCAGAACAAGAATcagaacaagaaccagaacaagaaccagaacaagaaccagaag GGAAAGATTCGGATGGAAGCAGTGAATGTGatgaagaggaggaggaagaagatgATGACAGATCTcgaaagagaacaaaaagaaacaagtaCGGCGGCTTCATCATAGACGAGGCTGAAGTAGATGACGAAGTCGAGGATGACGACGAATGGGAAGAGGGTGTACACGAAATTGGTATCGTAAGGAACGAAGTAGATGAGGTGGGGCCTACAGCTAGGGAAATTGAAGGAAGACGCAGAGAAACTAGTTTGTGGGA CTCTCGGAAAGAAGATGAGATAGAGGAATACTTGACGAAGAAGTATGCAGACGAGTCTGTGGCAGCTCGCCATTTCGGAGATGGTGGCGAAGAGATGAGTGATGAAATCACTCAAAAGTCTTTACTGCCAGGAGTAAAAGATCCTAATTTATGGATGGTAAAATGCCGCATTGGAGAGGAGAAGGCGACTGCGTTTCTACTTATGCGGAAGTTCATAACGTATCAAACGACAA ATGAACCACTTCAGATTAAATCTGTTGTCGCGCCTGAGGGTTTAAAGGGTTGTATTTACGTCGAGGCTTACAAACAGGCGCATGTAAAAGCCGCTATCGAGGATGTGGGAAGTTTAAAAATGAGTATCTGGAAGCAACAAATGGTACCGATTAAGGAAATGACTGATGTGTTACGCGTGGTCAAACAACAGACAGGACTGAGAGCAAAGCAGTGGGTCAGATTGAAGAGGGGCACTTACAAAGACGACATAGCGCAAGTGGATTACGTTGATTTGACACAGAATCAGGTTCACTTGAAGCTATTACCTAGAATCGACTATACAAGGCCTCGCGGGGCTTTGAAAACTGAGGAATGTGAATCCGAAGCTCTGAaacggaaaaagaaaagaagaccaGCAGCAAAGCCGTTTGACCCTGAAGCTATTCGAGCAATTGGTGGAGAAGTTACTAGTGACGGTGATTTCTTGATATTCGAGGGAAACAGATACAGCAGAAAGGG ATTCCTGtacaaaaattttaaaacaaGCGCCATCATCGCGGAAGGTGTAAAACCAACCCTCTCCGAATTGGAAACATTTGAAGAAGCTCCCGAAGGTGTTGAAATAGATTTAAGCGGAGGTCCAGTATCTGGAAACAAAGAGGACACTGCTGTGACACATTCCTTCAGTACTGGTGACAATGTCGAAGTGTGCGAGGGTGAATTGGCCAACTTGCAAGGGAAGATCGTTTCGATAGACGGAAACAAGATAATGGTCATGCCAAAACATGAAGAGCTAAAGGAAGCATTAGAATGTCAAGCGTCAGAGTTGAAAAAATACTTCAAAATGGGAGATCACGTGAAA GTTATTGCCGGGAGGTACGTAGGTGAAACAGGTCTAATCATTCGGGTGGATGAAAATAGAGTGATTTTATTCCCCGATCTGTCGATGCACGAGCTCGAGGTCCTTCCTACAGATTTGCAACTTTGTCCCGACGTGGCAACCGGTGTGGACAGCTTAGGTCAGTTCGAGTTGGGCGATTTAGTACACTTGGACGCACAGACAGTAGGTGTAATTGTCCGTCTTGGACGCGAGAACTTCCATGTTCTGTCCATGCATGGAAAAGTGATTGAAGCTAGACCTCAAGGCTTAAAAAAACGTTGGGAGAGCAAAAACACGTTTGCGTTAGATTCACAGCAAAATGTGATACGAAAAGACATTGTGAAAGTGGTGGATGGGCCCCACGCCGGAAGAGATGGGAGAATAAGACATCTCTATAGAAACTTTGCGTTTCTATATTCGAGGATGTTCGTGGACAACGGCGGAATGTTCGTTTGCAAGACGAGACATTTGGAACTGTGTGGCGGGAACAAGTCTGGCATGAATTCTATGACACCGGTGGCAGGATTCATGTCACCGAGAATAGCTTCGCCGATGCATCCTAGCGG AAGTGGCTTTGCCAGAGGCGGTGGCAGTGGTGGAGGTGGAGGCAGAGGCGGTGGCAGTAGCGAAGGCAGAGGCGACGGCAGTGGTGGAAGCAGAGGCGACGGCAGTGGTGGGAGCAGAGGCGGTGGCAGTGGCGGAAGCAGAGGCGGTGGCAGTGGTGGAGACAGTGGCGGTAGTAGTGGAGGTGGCagaggtagaggcagaggtGGTGGCAGAGGTGGAGGCAGCGGTGGCGGCAGTGGTGGGTGCAGAGGCGGCAGAAACTACGGTGGCGGATTCAGCCGAGACAGAGAACTGATAGGAACCTCCATAAAGATAACCGGTGGACCATACAAAGGAAATATCGGGATTGTAAAGGATACCATCCCAGACGGGGCAGTGCGTGTGGAGTTGCATTCCTCCTGCCAGACAATCGCCGTGAACAGATCGCATATTGCGAATGTCAATGTGACGAGCAGAGATGGTGGCTTCAGCAGCTACAGCAGCAACAGAACACCAGCTTACGTTGCCGGCAGTCAAACTCCGATGTATGCCAGAGATGGATCGAAAACACCTACGTATGGTTCACAGACACCTATGTATGAGA ATGGTTCTCGTACACCTCATTACGGCTCGATGACACCGTCCCAGGACGGCTCACGAACGCCGGGACAATCAGGGGCCTGGGACCCAGcggttatataa
- the LOC143263459 gene encoding eukaryotic initiation factor 4A-III-like isoform X1 — translation MAEVKSRRVAQTEDLSNVEFETSEDVEVIPTFDNMGLRDELLRGIYAYGFEKPSAIQQRSVKPIMKGRDVIAQAQSGTGKTATFSIAILQSLDTQVRETQVLVLSPTRELATQIQKVILALGDFMNVQCHACIGGTNLGEDIRKLDYGQHVVSGTPGRVFDMIERRVLRTRAIKMLVLDESDEMLNKGFKEQIYDVYRYLPPATQVVLVSATLPHEILEMTSKFMTDPVRILVKRDELTLERMKQFFVAVEREEEKFDTLCDLYDILTITQAVIFCNTKRKVDWLTEKMREANFEERDNIRKEFRSGQSRVLITTDVWARGIDVQQVSLVINYDLPNNRELYIHRIGRSGRFGRKGVSISFVKTDDIRILRDIEQYYSTQIDEMPMNVAVLIDDCIN, via the exons atGGCGGAAGTAAAATCACGTCGCGTCGCTCAAACAGAAGATTTATCAAATGTTGAGTTTGAAACCAGTGAAGATGTGGAGGTCATTCCCACATTTGATAATATGGGACTCAGAGATGAATTATTACGAGGAATCTATGCCTACG GTTTCGAGAAACCTTCTGCTATTCAGCAAAGGTCCGTCAAGCCCATAATGAAAGGACGAGACGTAATTGCACAAGCCCAATCTGGTACAGGAAAGACAGCGACATTTTCGATTGCTATACTGCAGTCTTTAGATACACAAGTTAGAGAAACACAAGTCTTGGTACTTTCTCCTACGAGAGAATTGGCAACTCAAATACAAAAGGTTATCCTGGCATTGGGCGATTTTATGAATGTACAGTGTCATGCATGTATTGGAGGTACCAATCTAGGAGAAGACATTAGAAAATTAGATTATGGACAACATGTTGTATCCGGAACACCTGGCAGAGTATTTG ATATGATAGAAAGAAGAGTTCTCAGGACAAGGGCAATTAAGATGCTAGTCCTTGATGAATCAGATGAAATGTTAAACAAAGGTTTTAAGGAACAAATTTATGATGTATACAGATATTTGCCTCCTGCGACACAAGTAGTATTAGTATCTGCTACATTACCACATGAAATTCTTGAAATGACTAGTAAATTTATGACAGATCCAGTTCGTATTTTAGTTAAACG CGATGAATTGACATTGGAAAGAATGAAGCAGTTCTTTGTTGCTGTAGAAAGGGAGGAAGAGAAATTTGATACGTTATGTGATTTGTACGATATACTGACAATAACACAGGCTGTAATCTTTTGCAACACCAAGCGTAAAGTAGATTGGTTGACAGAAAAAATGAGAGAAGCTAATTTTGAAGAAAGGGACAACATTAGGAAAGAGTTCAGATCTGGTCAAAG tcGTGTACTAATAACAACTGATGTCTGGGCAAGAGGAATAGATGTACAACAAGTATCCCTTGTAATCAATTATGACTTACCCAACAATCGTGAGTTATACATTCATAGAATAGGTCGGTCAGGTCGTTTTGGCAGAAAGGGTGTTTCTATAAGTTTTGTTAAAACTGACGACATCAGGATTCTGCGAGACATCGAACAATATTATTCCACACAAATTGATGAGATGCCGATGAATGTAGCGGTTTTAATAGACGACTGTATTAACTAA
- the LOC143263459 gene encoding eukaryotic initiation factor 4A-III-like isoform X2: protein MKGRDVIAQAQSGTGKTATFSIAILQSLDTQVRETQVLVLSPTRELATQIQKVILALGDFMNVQCHACIGGTNLGEDIRKLDYGQHVVSGTPGRVFDMIERRVLRTRAIKMLVLDESDEMLNKGFKEQIYDVYRYLPPATQVVLVSATLPHEILEMTSKFMTDPVRILVKRDELTLERMKQFFVAVEREEEKFDTLCDLYDILTITQAVIFCNTKRKVDWLTEKMREANFEERDNIRKEFRSGQSRVLITTDVWARGIDVQQVSLVINYDLPNNRELYIHRIGRSGRFGRKGVSISFVKTDDIRILRDIEQYYSTQIDEMPMNVAVLIDDCIN from the exons ATGAAAGGACGAGACGTAATTGCACAAGCCCAATCTGGTACAGGAAAGACAGCGACATTTTCGATTGCTATACTGCAGTCTTTAGATACACAAGTTAGAGAAACACAAGTCTTGGTACTTTCTCCTACGAGAGAATTGGCAACTCAAATACAAAAGGTTATCCTGGCATTGGGCGATTTTATGAATGTACAGTGTCATGCATGTATTGGAGGTACCAATCTAGGAGAAGACATTAGAAAATTAGATTATGGACAACATGTTGTATCCGGAACACCTGGCAGAGTATTTG ATATGATAGAAAGAAGAGTTCTCAGGACAAGGGCAATTAAGATGCTAGTCCTTGATGAATCAGATGAAATGTTAAACAAAGGTTTTAAGGAACAAATTTATGATGTATACAGATATTTGCCTCCTGCGACACAAGTAGTATTAGTATCTGCTACATTACCACATGAAATTCTTGAAATGACTAGTAAATTTATGACAGATCCAGTTCGTATTTTAGTTAAACG CGATGAATTGACATTGGAAAGAATGAAGCAGTTCTTTGTTGCTGTAGAAAGGGAGGAAGAGAAATTTGATACGTTATGTGATTTGTACGATATACTGACAATAACACAGGCTGTAATCTTTTGCAACACCAAGCGTAAAGTAGATTGGTTGACAGAAAAAATGAGAGAAGCTAATTTTGAAGAAAGGGACAACATTAGGAAAGAGTTCAGATCTGGTCAAAG tcGTGTACTAATAACAACTGATGTCTGGGCAAGAGGAATAGATGTACAACAAGTATCCCTTGTAATCAATTATGACTTACCCAACAATCGTGAGTTATACATTCATAGAATAGGTCGGTCAGGTCGTTTTGGCAGAAAGGGTGTTTCTATAAGTTTTGTTAAAACTGACGACATCAGGATTCTGCGAGACATCGAACAATATTATTCCACACAAATTGATGAGATGCCGATGAATGTAGCGGTTTTAATAGACGACTGTATTAACTAA